GAAGCTCGAAGAAATGCAGGATTACTCGCGTGGTCTGGTCTGCCTGACAGGTGGCGATGAAGGGCCGCTCGCCTCGGCCTTGGCGCGCGGCGGCGAGACCGCTGGGCGCGATGTGGTTGAGCGTATGGTCCGCGTCTTTGGTCCCCAGAATGTCTACGTGGAATTGCAACGACATCACGAGCGCGAGGAAGAGTGGCGCAATCAAGCAGCGATTCGTATTGCTAGTTCTCTGAAGCTGCCACTGCTGGCCACAAATGGAGTGCGCTATGCGCACGCCTATGACCGCGAAATTCTTGACCTCTTCACATCGATTCGGAACCACACAGAACTTGATCTCGCGGGGCGACTCTTATCCGAGAACAGCCAACGCCATCTCCGTTCGGCCTCCGAGATGGCGACGCTTTTCGCTGATTTGAATTGTGCTGTGGCTAACACTGTCGAATTATCCAATCGTCTTGAATTTCAGTTGGGTGACCTGGGATACGAGTTTCCGCGCTATCCGGTGCCGGACGGCGAGACAATGGACAGCTTTCTCCGGAAACGTGTGTCCGAGGGAGTTACGAAGCGTTACGGGGCAAAAAGCAATTCGGGACTTTTCGAACGTGCGAAGAAGCAAGTCGAGCATGAACTTGCATTGATTGCAAAGCTTGGTTTTGCAGGATATTTCCTTATTGTCTGGGACATCGTCTGCTTCTGTAAGCGGAACAATATTCTCATTCAGGGGCGCGGGAGCGCGGCTAACTCCGCGGTCTGTTATGCCTTGGAGATCACGGCGGTCGATCCGGTTGGAATGGAACTGCTCTTTGAGAGATTCCTGAGCGAGAGTCGCGGCGAGTGGCCGGACATTGATCTCGATCTGCCTTCGGAAGACAAACGGGAACAAGCCATTCAGCATGTTTACCAACGGTACGGTGAACTGGGTGCAGCCATGTGCGCTAACGTGATTACCTATCGCGGAAAGTCGTCAGCGCGTGAAGTCGGGAAGACGCTCGGGTTTGATCGTGAATCACTTCAGAGGCTATCGAGTCTCGTTAGCCACTTCGAGTGGCGTGGACCAACCGACACGATGGCGCACTCGTTTCGCAATGCTGGCTTCGATATCAAGCATCCGCGTATCGCGAAATATCTTGAACTCTGTATGCGCATCCAGGATCTTCCGCGTCATCTGGGGCAACACTCGGGCGGCATGATTATCTGCCAGGGGCAACTAGATCGCGTGGTTCCGCTGGAGCGAGCCTCCATGCCGGGCCGCACCGTCGTGCAGTGGGACAAGGAAGACTGCGCCGACCTCGGCATCATCAAAGTCGATCTGCTCGGGCTCGGCATGATGGCCGTGCTCAAGGATTGCGTCGAGCTAATCCCTGAGCACTATGGTGACCCCGTAGATCTTTCCGACTTGCCCGAAGATACGGAAGTGTATCGGGCATTGCAGAGGGCCGACACGATCGGTATGTTTCAGGTTGAGAGCCGTGCACAGATGGCGTCTCTACCTCGAAACAAGCCAGAGAAGTTCTATGACGTAGTGGTGCAGGTTGCCATCATTCGCCCTGGGCCCATCGTCGGCAAGATGATGCATCCCTACATGCGGAGACGACAGAAGAAAGAAGAGATCACCTATCCTCACCCCTCCCTCGAAAGCACACTAAAACGCACTCTAGGGGTGCCGCTTTTTCAGGAACAATTGCTCCGCATGGCGATGACGGTTGCGAACTTCACAGGTGCGGAGGCAGAAGAATTACGCCGCGCAGTAGGAATGCGCCGATCCTGGGAGCGCATGAAGAATCTTGAAGGCAAGCTCCGGGCCGGAATGACCGCAAACGGCCTCGACACGGCAACCCAGGAAAACATCATCCAGAACATCAGTTCCTTCGCGCTCTATGGATTTCCTGAGTCGCACGCGGCGAGCTTCGCTCTGATCGCGTACGCTTCGGCGTACCTCAAGATAAAGTATCTCGCTGCCTTCACTTGCGCGATTCTGAATAACCAGCCGATGGGCTTTTATAGTCCAGCCGTCTTGATCGAAGATGCTCGGCGTCATGGGCTCCGTGTTAAACCAATAAATATTCAGGTATCGGGATGGGCTTGTACGCTGGAACGCGAACCGGACTATTCGCTCTCGCTTAGGCTTGGTCTGGGCTATGCGAAAGGTCTTCGGCGACATGCTGCGGAAGCGGTTGTCAGCGCCCGCGACGCAAGTCGATTCAGTTCTGTCGAGGATGTTGCTTTACGTGTACCTGTTTTGAACCGGAAGGAGCTGGCTTTGCTCGCGCGTGTGGGCGCGATGAATGGTATTGACGGAGTGCAGCATCGGCGCGACGCACTCTGGCAAGTAGAACGGGCTGGCAAGCTGGAAGGACCTTTGCTCAGTCAGCAAAGCGATTGGCTCCAGGAAAACAGCAAAAGTCTTCCATTACGAGAGATGACCTCAGAAGAACGCTTGGTTGCCGATTATGCTGGAACGAGTGTGACCACCGGCCCGCATCCTATGCACTTTCGCAGGCAGGAACTTAACAAGCAGGGATATCTCACTGCCATTGAATTGAGGAAGCGACGGAACGGAGAGTTCGTAAGGACAGCGGGTTTGGCCATCGTAAAACAGAGGCCAGGTACAGCGAAGGGTACGGTCTTCCTGTCCGTCTCGGATGAGACAGGGATTTTTAACGTCATCGTTACCAAGGAATTCTTTGAGCGAAATCGTAGCGCAATCTCGAACGCTAAGTTCATTTCGGTGGA
The nucleotide sequence above comes from Tunturibacter empetritectus. Encoded proteins:
- a CDS encoding error-prone DNA polymerase produces the protein MTNPYVELHSASAFSFLQGASQPEKLVERAVGIEMPAMALLDHNGVYGSARFHTSAKRNSIRAHVGAEIAVPNLGTRLTPPKWLPHQHIAEPVRLPLLCESREGYQNLCQLITRFKMREKSKGDGSAKLEEMQDYSRGLVCLTGGDEGPLASALARGGETAGRDVVERMVRVFGPQNVYVELQRHHEREEEWRNQAAIRIASSLKLPLLATNGVRYAHAYDREILDLFTSIRNHTELDLAGRLLSENSQRHLRSASEMATLFADLNCAVANTVELSNRLEFQLGDLGYEFPRYPVPDGETMDSFLRKRVSEGVTKRYGAKSNSGLFERAKKQVEHELALIAKLGFAGYFLIVWDIVCFCKRNNILIQGRGSAANSAVCYALEITAVDPVGMELLFERFLSESRGEWPDIDLDLPSEDKREQAIQHVYQRYGELGAAMCANVITYRGKSSAREVGKTLGFDRESLQRLSSLVSHFEWRGPTDTMAHSFRNAGFDIKHPRIAKYLELCMRIQDLPRHLGQHSGGMIICQGQLDRVVPLERASMPGRTVVQWDKEDCADLGIIKVDLLGLGMMAVLKDCVELIPEHYGDPVDLSDLPEDTEVYRALQRADTIGMFQVESRAQMASLPRNKPEKFYDVVVQVAIIRPGPIVGKMMHPYMRRRQKKEEITYPHPSLESTLKRTLGVPLFQEQLLRMAMTVANFTGAEAEELRRAVGMRRSWERMKNLEGKLRAGMTANGLDTATQENIIQNISSFALYGFPESHAASFALIAYASAYLKIKYLAAFTCAILNNQPMGFYSPAVLIEDARRHGLRVKPINIQVSGWACTLEREPDYSLSLRLGLGYAKGLRRHAAEAVVSARDASRFSSVEDVALRVPVLNRKELALLARVGAMNGIDGVQHRRDALWQVERAGKLEGPLLSQQSDWLQENSKSLPLREMTSEERLVADYAGTSVTTGPHPMHFRRQELNKQGYLTAIELRKRRNGEFVRTAGLAIVKQRPGTAKGTVFLSVSDETGIFNVIVTKEFFERNRSAISNAKFISVEGPLQNEDGTIHVKASRIKALLTRVLEVTSHDFH